In the Leptospiraceae bacterium genome, one interval contains:
- a CDS encoding HU family DNA-binding protein — translation MTNGKPTPIKKAQILSELSTELDISKKDAGAFLDALVNLAYKETKKNGAFIVPGLGKLVLRKTKKRKGRNPATGAEIEIPAKTVVRFSLFKACKEAIVPSKK, via the coding sequence ATGACAAACGGCAAACCAACACCAATTAAAAAAGCACAGATTTTATCAGAGCTTTCAACTGAATTAGATATTTCAAAAAAGGATGCGGGTGCATTTCTTGATGCTCTTGTGAATCTTGCTTATAAAGAAACAAAAAAGAATGGTGCTTTTATAGTCCCCGGACTTGGTAAATTAGTTCTTAGAAAAACGAAAAAAAGAAAAGGACGAAATCCTGCGACTGGTGCAGAGATAGAAATCCCTGCAAAAACTGTAGTTCGATTTTCTTTATTCAAAGCGTGTAAAGAAGCAATCGTTCCATCTAAAAAATAA